In a single window of the Anaerocolumna cellulosilytica genome:
- the pflB gene encoding formate C-acetyltransferase, translating to MRQEWNDFQPGSWTTDINVRSFIQHNYTPYEGDASFLAGPTKRTTDLWNKVLELMKIETEKGIVDAETEKPSTITTFGAGYLDKDNEVIVGFQTDKPLKRGIMPNGGVRVVKSALESYGYTLDKKTEEIYTNNRKTHNDGVFDAYTDAMRKARHTGIITGLPDAYGRGRIIGDYRRVALYGVDFLIEEKVEQKKLLERNTLESPEIRLREEISEQIKALKQLKAMAASYGFDISLPAKNSQEATQWTYFGYLGAIKEQDGAAMSLGRVTTFLDIYYERDLKNGLITEEEVQEIMDQFVMKLRMVRFLRTPSYNDLFSGDPTWVTESIGGMGLDGRTLVTKSSFRVLQTLYNLGPAPEPNLTVLWSTFLPEDFKKFCSQVSIDTSSIQYESDDIMREVWGDDYGIACCVSAMRIGKQMQFFGARANLAKALLYAINGGKDEKYGEQVGPLFAPITSEYLDYDEVMAKFDQTMDWLSELYINTLNVIHYMHDKYNYENLQMALHDISILRTEACGIAGLSVVADSLSAIKHAKVKVIRNEEGLAVDYEIEGEYPAFGNNDDSVDQIAVDIVERFMNKLRKVKTYREAKHTLSILTITSNVVYGKKTGNTPDGRKAGEPFAPGANPMHGRDKKGAIASMASVAKLPYKHAEDGISYTFSIVPKALGKDKEERVKNLAGLLDGYFFDKGHHINVNVFDRETLLDAMDHPEKYPQLTIRVSGYAVNFIKLNREQQLDVINRTFHER from the coding sequence ATGAGACAGGAATGGAATGATTTTCAACCCGGAAGCTGGACCACTGATATTAATGTCAGAAGTTTTATTCAGCATAACTATACTCCCTATGAAGGCGATGCTTCATTTTTGGCAGGTCCTACAAAGAGAACAACTGATTTATGGAACAAAGTATTAGAATTAATGAAGATAGAAACAGAAAAAGGTATTGTTGACGCTGAGACAGAAAAACCATCTACTATTACAACTTTTGGAGCTGGATATTTAGATAAAGATAACGAAGTTATCGTTGGTTTTCAGACAGATAAGCCTTTAAAAAGAGGTATCATGCCAAATGGTGGTGTGCGTGTAGTAAAAAGCGCATTAGAATCTTATGGTTATACTTTGGATAAGAAAACAGAAGAAATCTATACAAACAATAGAAAGACACATAATGATGGTGTCTTTGATGCCTACACCGATGCTATGAGAAAAGCAAGACATACCGGCATCATTACAGGTCTTCCGGATGCTTACGGCAGAGGTCGTATCATTGGAGATTACAGACGTGTAGCTTTATATGGTGTAGATTTTCTAATTGAAGAAAAAGTTGAACAGAAAAAATTACTCGAAAGAAATACGTTGGAATCTCCTGAAATTCGTCTGAGAGAAGAAATTTCTGAGCAGATTAAAGCGTTAAAGCAATTAAAGGCTATGGCAGCTTCTTATGGTTTTGATATCAGCTTGCCTGCAAAGAACTCCCAAGAAGCTACGCAGTGGACATATTTTGGTTATCTTGGCGCTATCAAAGAGCAAGATGGTGCGGCAATGAGTCTTGGAAGAGTAACAACTTTCCTTGATATCTACTATGAAAGAGATTTAAAGAATGGTCTTATCACAGAAGAAGAAGTTCAGGAAATCATGGATCAGTTTGTTATGAAGTTAAGAATGGTTCGTTTCCTTAGAACACCTTCTTACAATGATTTATTCTCAGGAGATCCTACTTGGGTAACAGAATCCATCGGTGGTATGGGCCTTGACGGAAGAACGCTTGTAACAAAGAGCAGTTTCCGTGTACTGCAAACCTTATATAATTTAGGACCTGCGCCAGAACCTAACTTAACGGTATTATGGTCAACATTTTTACCTGAGGATTTCAAAAAATTCTGTTCCCAAGTATCAATTGATACCAGCTCCATTCAGTATGAAAGCGATGATATCATGAGAGAAGTATGGGGTGATGACTACGGAATCGCTTGTTGTGTATCTGCTATGAGAATTGGTAAACAGATGCAGTTCTTCGGAGCAAGAGCTAACCTTGCCAAAGCATTATTATATGCTATCAACGGTGGCAAAGATGAAAAATACGGCGAACAAGTCGGACCTTTATTTGCTCCAATTACAAGTGAATATTTAGATTATGATGAGGTAATGGCTAAATTTGATCAGACTATGGATTGGTTGTCTGAATTATACATTAATACATTAAATGTTATCCATTACATGCATGACAAATATAACTATGAAAACTTACAGATGGCTTTACATGATATCTCTATCTTACGTACGGAAGCTTGCGGTATCGCTGGACTTTCTGTAGTAGCTGACTCTTTATCTGCTATTAAGCATGCTAAGGTTAAGGTAATCAGAAATGAAGAAGGTTTAGCAGTTGATTATGAAATCGAAGGAGAATATCCTGCATTCGGTAACAATGATGATAGTGTAGACCAGATTGCTGTAGACATTGTAGAACGTTTTATGAACAAACTTCGTAAAGTTAAAACTTACCGTGAAGCAAAGCATACATTATCAATTTTAACCATTACTTCAAATGTAGTTTATGGTAAGAAAACCGGTAATACCCCTGACGGACGTAAAGCTGGAGAACCTTTTGCACCGGGTGCAAACCCTATGCATGGAAGAGACAAAAAAGGTGCGATTGCATCTATGGCTTCTGTTGCTAAATTACCTTACAAACATGCAGAAGACGGTATTTCATATACCTTCTCCATCGTTCCAAAAGCATTAGGTAAAGATAAGGAAGAAAGAGTAAAAAATCTTGCCGGTTTATTAGATGGTTATTTCTTTGATAAAGGACACCATATTAATGTTAATGTTTTCGATCGTGAAACATTATTAGATGCTATGGATCATCCGGAAAAATATCCTCAGCTTACTATCCGTGTATCCGGATACGCTGTTAACTTCATTAAGTTAAACAGAGAACAGCAGTTAGATGTTATTAACCGTACTTTCCATGAAAGATAA
- a CDS encoding threonine/serine exporter family protein, protein MNYKLLVDTAMLAGEIMLIGGAETYRVEDTMSRILKISGLEKTETFVTPTGIFLTLGDSSIDFITLVKRVDNRITNMSHIYRTNNISRKLCSGAISLEEAYSELKEIKSQKEYDVRLQHICTIIGSSAFTILLGGDWLNSLIAGLNGSLIVLITLITRKMRINTFIKNLSASILIAFNSMFFLHELGTNLQLDTLIGGSVMPLLPGVAITNAIRDTLQGDYVSGTARAIEAFVLAASTAAGIGIGIALYSFVMGGLIL, encoded by the coding sequence ATGAATTATAAACTTTTAGTAGATACTGCAATGCTGGCAGGTGAAATCATGCTGATTGGCGGTGCAGAGACCTATCGAGTGGAGGACACTATGAGCCGGATTTTAAAAATCTCAGGCTTGGAAAAAACAGAAACCTTCGTTACTCCAACAGGTATATTTTTAACGTTAGGTGATTCCAGTATTGATTTTATTACGCTTGTTAAGAGAGTGGACAATCGGATAACCAACATGTCCCATATATACCGTACAAATAACATATCCAGAAAATTATGCAGTGGAGCCATATCGTTAGAGGAGGCTTACAGTGAACTAAAGGAAATCAAAAGTCAAAAGGAATACGATGTACGTTTACAGCATATCTGTACAATCATAGGTTCGTCAGCCTTTACTATTTTGCTTGGAGGAGATTGGCTTAACAGCCTTATCGCAGGTTTAAACGGGAGTTTAATCGTTTTAATTACATTGATAACCAGAAAGATGCGAATCAATACATTTATTAAAAATTTGTCCGCCTCCATTCTTATTGCTTTTAATAGTATGTTTTTTCTGCACGAATTAGGAACAAATCTACAACTGGATACTTTGATTGGTGGTTCAGTCATGCCTTTACTGCCCGGTGTTGCAATAACCAATGCAATTCGTGATACTTTACAGGGAGATTATGTATCAGGAACAGCAAGAGCAATAGAAGCCTTCGTACTGGCGGCTTCGACCGCTGCGGGGATTGGTATTGGTATAGCTCTATATTCATTTGTGATGGGAGGATTAATTTTATGA
- a CDS encoding PH domain-containing protein has translation MIYVEKKRTKFLGLPMCFTTYTLSDDKITITSGFLDITVDDAYMYKVQDVKLTRSFVERIFKLGTVTCYTGDTTHPELKLLHIRNASEIKDFIMNSSEEARRKRRTLHTMDINNIDVPLEELE, from the coding sequence ATGATTTACGTTGAAAAGAAACGGACCAAATTCCTGGGGCTGCCAATGTGTTTTACTACCTATACTTTATCGGATGATAAAATTACTATTACCAGCGGTTTTTTGGATATTACAGTGGATGATGCATATATGTACAAGGTGCAGGACGTTAAGCTGACTAGAAGCTTTGTAGAACGAATATTTAAGTTGGGTACAGTGACTTGTTATACAGGTGATACAACGCATCCGGAACTAAAGCTTTTGCATATCCGCAATGCTAGCGAGATTAAGGATTTTATCATGAATTCTTCTGAAGAGGCTAGACGAAAGAGACGTACACTTCATACCATGGATATCAACAATATTGATGTTCCCTTGGAGGAGTTAGAATAA
- a CDS encoding amino acid ABC transporter ATP-binding protein: MIETKNLKKQFGTHVVLNGINQTIRKGEKVVIIGPSGSGKSTFLRCLNLLETPSEGEIWFEGENITDPKTNMNLLRRKMGMVFQQFNLFPHLTVKENITLAPIKLGLMDKTAADKRALELLERIGLSSKANAYPRQLSGGQKQRIAIIRALAMNPDVMLFDEPTSALDPEMVGEVLELMKELAEDGMTMVVVTHEMGFAREVATRVMFIDEGEIKEQNEPKAFFEAPQNPRLKDFLSKVL, translated from the coding sequence GTGATCGAAACTAAGAATCTAAAAAAACAGTTCGGTACCCATGTTGTATTGAATGGAATTAACCAAACGATTAGAAAAGGTGAAAAAGTAGTCATTATCGGACCTTCCGGCTCAGGTAAGTCAACTTTCCTACGTTGTTTAAACTTACTAGAAACACCTTCGGAAGGTGAAATCTGGTTTGAAGGTGAAAATATTACAGATCCTAAGACTAATATGAATCTTCTTCGCAGAAAGATGGGAATGGTGTTCCAGCAGTTTAACCTGTTTCCGCATTTGACGGTTAAAGAAAATATTACCTTAGCACCGATAAAATTAGGTCTGATGGATAAAACAGCAGCAGATAAAAGAGCGTTGGAACTTCTTGAGAGGATTGGCCTTAGCAGCAAGGCAAACGCTTATCCCAGGCAGTTATCAGGTGGTCAGAAGCAGCGTATTGCAATTATACGTGCTTTAGCAATGAATCCTGATGTAATGCTCTTTGATGAACCTACCTCAGCACTGGACCCGGAAATGGTTGGAGAGGTATTAGAGCTTATGAAAGAGCTGGCTGAAGATGGGATGACTATGGTTGTAGTTACTCACGAAATGGGGTTTGCTAGAGAGGTAGCTACCAGAGTAATGTTCATTGATGAAGGTGAAATTAAAGAACAAAATGAACCAAAAGCTTTTTTTGAAGCACCACAGAATCCAAGATTGAAAGATTTCTTGTCAAAAGTATTATAA
- a CDS encoding threonine/serine exporter family protein produces MILIQVIGTFAAVISFAIIIGVPRQFLGHAGFVGAVGWFVYLILGNVGLSVVARMFYAALVVSLISHSFARIKKTPVTLFLIAGILPLVPGVGMYRIAYNLITNNSGMAAHYFTETLLIAGMIALAIFVMDTIFRIFQKN; encoded by the coding sequence ATGATACTAATTCAGGTTATAGGTACATTTGCAGCAGTTATATCCTTTGCTATCATAATTGGTGTTCCAAGACAATTCTTAGGTCATGCAGGTTTTGTCGGTGCTGTAGGTTGGTTTGTATATTTAATTCTGGGGAACGTAGGACTGAGTGTTGTGGCAAGGATGTTTTATGCTGCTTTAGTGGTTTCTTTGATTTCTCACAGCTTTGCTAGAATCAAAAAGACTCCTGTTACTTTATTTCTAATTGCGGGTATCCTTCCATTGGTTCCAGGAGTGGGCATGTACCGAATTGCGTATAATTTAATAACAAATAATAGTGGCATGGCAGCACATTATTTTACCGAAACTTTGCTCATTGCAGGAATGATAGCATTGGCTATTTTTGTAATGGATACAATATTTCGAATCTTCCAAAAAAACTAA
- the rlmH gene encoding 23S rRNA (pseudouridine(1915)-N(3))-methyltransferase RlmH translates to MKITIIGVGKIKEKYFIEAIQEYSKRLSRYCKLEMIEVNDEKTPDQASAAEETQIKKLEGERILKYVKDGAYVIVLNIQGKVVDSVELAGQIEKLGVDGTSHIIFIIGGSLGLSQEIIARGNLQLSFSKMTFPHQLMRVILLEQIYRAYRINTNEPYHK, encoded by the coding sequence ATGAAGATTACAATTATCGGTGTGGGAAAGATAAAAGAGAAATATTTTATAGAAGCTATTCAAGAATATAGTAAAAGATTGAGCCGTTATTGCAAATTAGAAATGATAGAAGTAAACGACGAAAAAACACCTGACCAGGCAAGTGCGGCAGAGGAAACACAGATTAAAAAGCTGGAAGGCGAGAGAATTCTAAAGTACGTAAAAGATGGTGCGTATGTAATTGTTTTAAATATACAGGGTAAGGTGGTTGATTCTGTAGAATTGGCAGGACAGATTGAAAAACTGGGAGTGGATGGAACCAGTCATATCATTTTTATTATAGGCGGTTCTTTAGGACTTAGTCAGGAAATTATTGCAAGAGGAAACTTGCAGTTAAGCTTTTCTAAAATGACATTCCCACATCAGCTAATGCGTGTAATACTATTAGAACAGATTTATAGAGCATATCGAATTAATACCAATGAGCCTTACCACAAATAA
- a CDS encoding SLC13 family permease has protein sequence MNKIMLKKFIEKLKTEGVLLTAGSFAAATMLIVPPSGAYLEYIDFRVLALLFCLMAVVAGFQQQGVFLYLAEKVLQSVKTTRGICMMLIMLCFISAMWITNDVALITFVPFTVLLLSMTGLNQYLTYVIVMQTIAANLGSMLTPVGNPQNLYLYSNYEMSILEFLIITLPYTVVSLLVLWGINLWIKKKPIDTVVKLQVPSGQVSKRPFVLVAYVILFLLCLMTVLHVLDYKILLLLVITAFLLVDRKVFKNVDYSLLVTFICFFVFVGNIGSIDSIRIYLSSVIEGKELLLSVLLSQIISNVPAAVLLSKFTANYQALVIGTNLGGLGTLVASLASLISFKIYIKTDNSSRRKYIVFFTLANAGFLLLLLGINSMLFL, from the coding sequence ATGAATAAAATTATGTTAAAAAAGTTTATAGAGAAATTAAAAACGGAAGGCGTATTATTAACGGCAGGCAGTTTTGCAGCAGCTACTATGTTAATTGTACCGCCTTCCGGTGCTTATCTGGAATATATCGATTTCAGAGTGCTGGCTTTATTATTCTGTCTGATGGCAGTTGTTGCCGGATTTCAGCAACAGGGAGTATTTTTATATTTGGCGGAGAAGGTATTACAGAGTGTAAAGACAACAAGAGGAATTTGTATGATGCTTATTATGTTGTGCTTTATTTCAGCAATGTGGATTACCAATGACGTTGCATTAATTACATTTGTGCCCTTTACGGTGCTTCTGTTATCTATGACCGGGCTTAATCAGTATCTTACCTATGTGATTGTAATGCAGACAATTGCTGCCAATCTTGGAAGTATGCTGACACCGGTAGGAAATCCACAGAACCTCTATTTATATTCTAATTATGAAATGAGCATCCTGGAATTTTTAATAATAACCTTACCATATACAGTTGTTTCATTGCTAGTACTCTGGGGAATAAATCTATGGATAAAAAAGAAGCCGATTGATACAGTTGTAAAGTTACAGGTACCATCAGGACAAGTATCAAAAAGACCATTTGTTCTGGTTGCATATGTGATTCTTTTTCTGTTATGCCTTATGACTGTACTTCATGTACTGGATTACAAGATACTGTTATTACTAGTAATTACAGCATTTTTACTGGTTGATAGGAAGGTTTTTAAGAATGTTGACTATTCCCTGCTGGTAACTTTTATCTGCTTTTTTGTTTTTGTGGGTAATATAGGTTCAATTGATTCGATTCGTATCTATCTTTCTTCTGTTATAGAGGGTAAAGAATTGTTGCTGTCTGTTTTGTTAAGTCAGATAATTAGTAATGTTCCAGCGGCTGTTTTACTTTCTAAATTTACAGCCAATTATCAGGCATTGGTCATTGGTACGAATCTGGGGGGACTTGGTACTTTGGTTGCTTCTTTAGCAAGTTTAATTTCTTTTAAGATATACATAAAGACAGATAATTCTTCAAGAAGAAAATATATAGTTTTTTTTACATTGGCTAATGCAGGATTTTTGCTTCTATTATTAGGCATTAATTCTATGTTGTTTTTATAA
- a CDS encoding ABC transporter substrate-binding protein, with protein MKKLLCAILTVAVVVSLAGCGTKSNNSTSKDNTSNGGTDTLIVATEPGFAPYEYIKGDQVVGIDMDIAQAIADALGKKLEIKQMDFDGALLAVQQGKVDFVAAGVSVDSEREKVMDFSVDYVNSKEVVVVSKENPGVSDLEDLNDKVIGVQQGNIADFWVSNEENVTPKEVKRYTKFAQAAEDLKNGKIDCIVMDFYPAEELVAANDTLTIIDGTLFEDKYAIAVQKGNTELLEDINGVINQLIEDGKIEEFTANHTNAQ; from the coding sequence ATGAAAAAATTATTATGTGCAATTTTAACTGTTGCAGTAGTTGTTTCTTTGGCTGGCTGCGGGACCAAATCAAACAACAGTACATCAAAAGACAATACATCTAATGGCGGTACGGATACTCTTATTGTAGCCACAGAACCGGGTTTTGCTCCATATGAATATATTAAGGGTGATCAGGTTGTGGGTATTGATATGGATATAGCGCAGGCTATAGCAGATGCATTAGGAAAGAAGCTTGAAATTAAGCAGATGGACTTTGACGGGGCATTATTGGCAGTTCAGCAGGGAAAAGTTGACTTTGTAGCAGCAGGAGTATCTGTTGATTCTGAAAGAGAAAAGGTTATGGATTTTTCAGTTGACTACGTAAATTCTAAGGAAGTAGTAGTTGTAAGCAAAGAAAATCCAGGTGTTTCTGATTTGGAAGACTTAAATGACAAAGTAATCGGTGTTCAGCAGGGTAACATTGCAGATTTCTGGGTATCTAATGAAGAGAATGTAACACCTAAGGAAGTAAAGCGTTACACTAAATTTGCTCAGGCAGCAGAAGATTTAAAGAACGGAAAGATTGATTGTATCGTAATGGATTTCTATCCTGCGGAAGAATTGGTAGCTGCCAATGATACTTTAACAATTATTGACGGAACCTTATTTGAAGATAAGTATGCCATTGCTGTTCAAAAAGGAAATACAGAGTTATTAGAGGATATCAACGGAGTTATTAATCAGTTAATCGAAGATGGTAAAATTGAAGAATTTACCGCAAACCATACAAATGCACAATAA
- a CDS encoding histidine phosphatase family protein has protein sequence MNIYLIRHGRQNSTLCNVNVELAKEGIIQAELLGKRLSCFGIDALYSSHLIRAVQTAEIVNRYLGLKHQIRENIQEISFGELEGKSDEYINEHYKDFKLEQMELKEDIPYPGGENGRQVYNRAMVTINEITKSEKENIVVITHGGVIRAVLAGVLGLDMSQKLLFASSLENTGITQLVYEGKRKRFYLQRFNDYGHLEGEPVLLRKSW, from the coding sequence ATGAATATATACCTGATACGTCATGGCAGGCAGAATAGTACTCTTTGCAATGTAAATGTGGAACTTGCAAAAGAAGGAATCATACAGGCGGAGCTTTTAGGGAAAAGGCTTTCCTGTTTTGGGATAGATGCACTTTATTCCAGTCACCTGATTCGAGCTGTACAGACAGCAGAGATTGTCAATCGGTATCTGGGACTTAAGCATCAGATTAGGGAAAATATTCAAGAAATATCCTTTGGTGAACTGGAAGGTAAATCTGATGAATACATAAATGAGCATTATAAGGATTTTAAATTAGAACAGATGGAATTAAAGGAGGATATTCCATACCCCGGTGGTGAAAATGGCAGACAGGTTTATAACCGCGCTATGGTAACTATAAATGAAATTACAAAAAGTGAGAAAGAAAATATAGTAGTGATTACACATGGTGGTGTAATCAGAGCAGTATTAGCTGGTGTCTTAGGACTTGATATGAGTCAAAAACTTTTATTTGCCTCGTCCTTAGAAAATACAGGTATTACACAATTGGTATATGAGGGAAAAAGAAAACGCTTTTATTTACAGCGTTTTAATGATTACGGACATTTAGAGGGTGAACCGGTTTTGTTACGAAAAAGCTGGTAG
- a CDS encoding amino acid ABC transporter permease, with protein MESLREWIVSVGDSYYNAFIVEDRYKYYLEGLKITLSISLLAILLGAFIGIVVAMVKESASRVKGLRWLGSICNGYINIIRGTPVLLQLLIIYNLVFTSRNTNEVVVAAICFGINSGAYVAEIVRAGIESIDKGQYEAGRSLGFNSNQTMFYIIMPQAIKNILPALGNEFIVLIKETSVASVIAVTDLTKAAQYIGSRTWDILPPLIISAIFYLIIVLGLTKLLGYLERRMSQGDRN; from the coding sequence TTGGAGAGTCTTAGAGAGTGGATTGTAAGTGTAGGAGACAGCTATTATAATGCATTTATAGTTGAAGATAGATATAAGTATTATTTGGAGGGGCTTAAAATTACCCTTTCCATATCTTTGCTAGCGATTCTGTTAGGAGCATTTATAGGAATCGTAGTGGCAATGGTAAAGGAATCTGCTTCCAGAGTAAAGGGGTTACGCTGGCTTGGTTCTATCTGTAATGGATATATTAATATTATCAGAGGAACACCGGTACTTTTGCAGTTGTTAATTATTTATAATTTGGTTTTTACTTCAAGAAATACCAATGAAGTTGTGGTAGCTGCTATTTGCTTTGGTATTAATTCAGGTGCTTATGTAGCAGAAATTGTTCGTGCCGGAATTGAATCTATCGATAAAGGGCAATATGAGGCTGGACGTTCCTTGGGATTTAATTCTAACCAAACAATGTTTTATATTATTATGCCTCAAGCAATAAAAAATATTCTTCCGGCACTTGGTAATGAATTTATTGTATTAATAAAAGAAACTTCAGTAGCAAGTGTTATAGCTGTAACAGACTTGACTAAAGCTGCACAGTATATAGGCTCCCGAACATGGGATATATTGCCGCCGCTTATTATTTCGGCAATATTCTACTTGATAATTGTACTTGGTTTAACAAAATTGCTGGGTTATTTGGAAAGGAGGATGAGTCAAGGTGATCGAAACTAA
- the pflA gene encoding pyruvate formate-lyase-activating protein, with product MSTIGRIHSLESCGTVDGPGVRFVVFMQGCVLRCQFCHNPDTWDVNKGNQFTPKQLMNEIVKYKSYMGFSGGGVTFTGGEPLIQAEFILEMVKLCREEGISVALDTSGFVFNKTVIEALEYTDLVLLDIKNFNPLVYKTVTGVALSPTLEFLDYLRDKKINTWVRYVLVPALTDNLDSIQELADHLKGYPNVSKIELLGFHKMGEYKWKELGMEYMLADTKEPSKDLMLKVESILRTSGKPVTFNA from the coding sequence ATGAGTACAATAGGTAGAATTCATTCGCTTGAAAGTTGTGGAACAGTTGATGGTCCAGGAGTCCGGTTTGTAGTTTTTATGCAGGGATGTGTATTACGCTGTCAATTTTGTCACAATCCGGATACATGGGATGTGAATAAGGGAAATCAATTTACACCCAAACAGTTAATGAATGAAATTGTAAAATATAAGTCCTATATGGGTTTTTCTGGAGGTGGAGTGACTTTTACAGGAGGAGAGCCTTTGATTCAGGCAGAATTTATCCTGGAAATGGTAAAATTGTGCAGAGAAGAAGGGATATCGGTTGCGCTTGATACCTCTGGATTTGTGTTTAATAAAACCGTAATAGAAGCTTTAGAATATACTGATTTAGTTCTTCTGGATATAAAGAATTTCAATCCATTGGTTTATAAAACTGTAACAGGAGTTGCTTTATCACCGACTTTGGAATTCTTAGATTATTTGAGAGACAAGAAAATCAATACCTGGGTTCGTTATGTACTAGTTCCTGCGCTTACAGATAATTTAGATAGTATACAGGAATTAGCAGATCACTTAAAAGGGTATCCCAATGTATCAAAAATAGAATTATTAGGTTTTCACAAAATGGGAGAATACAAGTGGAAAGAACTTGGGATGGAATACATGCTGGCTGATACGAAAGAACCTAGTAAAGACTTAATGCTAAAAGTAGAAAGTATTTTACGAACCAGTGGAAAGCCGGTTACTTTTAACGCCTAA
- a CDS encoding histidine phosphatase family protein, translating into MRIGLLRHFKVNCPHKKMMTSKEFREWSERYEKSKVIKNKVEMYGIKWDICYVSDLPRAITTAKEVYSGNLHIDKLLREVDNAPFIHSERIRLPFEIWHICGRLAWFFKSRSQPETVEGTRRRINQFLDRIDWSKENILIVFHGFMLFNFQRELRKRGFTGEKVRVVKNGVLYQYLKE; encoded by the coding sequence ATGAGAATTGGACTATTAAGACACTTTAAAGTAAACTGCCCGCATAAAAAGATGATGACTTCTAAGGAATTCAGAGAGTGGTCAGAACGATATGAAAAATCAAAAGTAATAAAAAACAAGGTGGAAATGTATGGAATTAAATGGGATATATGCTATGTAAGTGATTTACCCCGGGCTATTACTACTGCAAAGGAAGTATATAGCGGAAATCTTCATATAGATAAATTACTTCGGGAAGTAGATAATGCTCCGTTTATACATTCTGAACGGATTCGTCTTCCGTTTGAGATTTGGCATATATGTGGCAGGTTGGCCTGGTTTTTTAAATCCAGAAGTCAACCGGAAACAGTTGAGGGAACTAGAAGAAGAATCAATCAATTTTTAGACAGGATTGACTGGTCCAAGGAAAATATATTAATTGTTTTTCACGGCTTTATGTTGTTTAACTTTCAGCGTGAATTGAGAAAGCGCGGTTTTACAGGAGAGAAAGTTAGAGTAGTTAAAAATGGGGTATTATATCAATACCTTAAGGAATAA